Within Oribacterium sp. oral taxon 102, the genomic segment CAGCCGTCTCTTCTTCATTCAGCCTGACATTCTCAATCCCGGAAAGCAGCTCGCTGACTGCCTCCTCAGATAAATTTTCCCTATCCATCTCTCTTCTCCTCTCCCGGATGTACCGACGTCCCTATCCTGCTGATCAATGCAGTTACGAGCCTGCGGAACTGCGGCGCTACCCTCGCCGCCGTGATCCTTACATCCTCATCGCGCAGCGTCTCCGGGGACAATCCTGCTCCCAGATTGGAAATACAGGAAATCCCGCAGATCTTCATACCCATATGTCTGGCTGCCACCGCTTCACAGGCTGTACTCATGCCTACGGCGTCAGCCCCCAGCACACGGCACATGCGAACCTCCGCCGGTGTTTCGAAATTCGGACCGCTGGTCTGGATATAAACACCCTCCCGAAGCGGGATTCCCAGCTCTCTCGCAATCCTTTTCACGCTTTCCCGCAGTTCCCGACTGTAAATCTCTGACATATCCGGAAATCTGCAGCCCAGCGCCTCCTCATTTTGTCCGATCAGCGGAGATGGGACAAAATTCATGATATGATCTGTGATCAGCATGAAATCTCCCGCCTGGAATTCCGGGTTTACAGATCCGGAGGCATTGGTCAGAAAGAGGAGATCCGCTCCCATCCTGTGCATCAGCCGGATCGGCAGTACCACATCCTCCATGGAATAGCCCTCATAATAATGTATTCTTCCCTGCATCATGACGACCGGCACTGTCCCGATATGCCCGAACACAAATCTTCCTCGATGCCCGCTGACAGTAGACACGGGAAAATCCGCAATGTCACGGTATTCCAGCGTGGCATCTACCTGTATATGCTCTGCATACTCTCCCAATCCCGAGCCCAGCACAAGCGCTGCCTTCGGGCGGAAAGGGATCCTTCCCTCTATGCTTTCAAAGCATCTTTTCAGCCGTTCATAGCTCCTCGTCATACTGCCTCCCTCCTGTCTCTCATGCCCATAGCTATCTCCTCCCTACGCGCGCATGACCTCCGCTTCGTTTTCCAGCAGCTTTTCATAAAGCGCCTGATCCTTCGCCTCCACTGATCCATCGGAAACCAGACAGTCCACATCCCCCAGCTCTCCGATGACATAAGGGCCATTCCTGCCAATCTTCGTCATGTCCGCCATCAGAACACGTCTGCTCGCCCGTTCAATGACGGCTCTCCGGATCTCCGCGCTTCCCGGCGCAGAATCCGTCATTCCCGCCTCCAGACTGATTCCCGCTCCACTGAGAAAGGCAGTCTGAATATAATATTGCCTGAGCTGCATGATCACGGAGCTGCCCTCAAATGCGCCGTACGCCCGATCAAATTCTCCTCCCAGCAGCACCAGCCGAATCTGCGGAGCAGCTTCCAGTATTTTCACTACCTCCAGCGAATTCGTAATGACAATCAGTCTCTTTCTGCTCTCTGCCAGCGCCCTCGCGAGACTGGCTGCTGTTGTGCTGGCATCCAGGAAAACCGGCTCCTGCTCCCGCACGAGCTTCAGGCACTGTCTTCCGATCCTGTCCTTTTCCGCGCGCAGGATCCTGCTGCGCACCGCATAGGGCGTTTCATTTCCGAACCCATCATTCAGGTATGCACCACCATGCACCCGGTGCAGCTTCCCTTGATTTTCCAGCTTTTCCAGATCCTTTCTGACGGTTTCCTCCGTAACCTGCATTTCATGGCTGAGCTCTGTAACCACTACTACCTTGTCCCTCTGCAGTGCCGTCATAATATGCTCCGCCCGCTCTATCGCATGCATAGACCGCTACTCTCCCCCTGATGTCCTTCTGTTTCGCCCTGTGTTCAATATATGCTTCCATCAGGCAGCATGGCCCTACTGGTAATCCTGTCCGGACAGGTAATTGTAAAACGCGGTATTGACATATCGCTTCTCTGCCTCTGCCGATATCCCGTCCGACAGCGCCGAGAGCTGACGAAGCACCGCATCCTTTTTCTCCTCTGTCGTAAAGGGATGGATGGAATACTGTCCATTTTTCATGACGCAGTCGTAAATAAGGTGATAATCCTCTGGCGGCATATCCTCCCTGGTCGTGCTGTACAAAGGCTGCCACCAGGAGCCGTAAATCAACCCCTTCATATCGGCATTGTCAGAATTTTTCTTTGCAAATTCCTTGATTACCCTGTCAAAGGCCAGCATCTCCTCTTTCTCCGCAAACTCCAGCTTCAGATCATATTCCACTGCATAAACCAAATAGAGCGCATCACTGAATTTCTTCACCTCATAGGTCGGCGTAGCTTCCGGCGCAGGTCCCCACTCCGGCAGGTATTGATAAATACTCACCTTAGGCTCCAGCTGGATTCTGGCATTGATGTTCTCACTGTCCAGGAGCCCGATCAGCTGGTGTGCGTGAAGAATATCCGAATGTCCATACTGCAGGGTAAGTTCCGGCAAAAACTTAGCATCATAGGAAGCACATTTCAGACCATAGCCGGTAGTGATTTTCTGCTCCACGGCCTTTCTCCCTATCTCTGAAAGCACCGGATCCTCAAACAATTGGAAGGAATTCCAGGATTTCTCCAGCTTCCCGAAAATATCCGGATCACTGGCCAGCCCCAGATAGTTTCTTCCGGCCCCCAGCGCATCCGCCACCCTCATCAGGAGTCCGCCTGCCGAAGGGGCATCCATGCTGCTCCTCTGTACCGCCAGCACAGCCTGCTCCGGCGTGATCAGATCCACATCCGCTGCACAGGCAATCCGGGATAAAACGTTTCCCTCAGCCTCCACGCCATACTGCCGCAGACGCTCCTCTGCCTTCTCGTCATCATATGTCAGCGCCAGCTCCTCATATCCCGCTGCCGAGACCGCCATAGAGACCGCGCTGTCCCAATTCAGCTCTCCCTCCGCAATGACATCTTTTCCTGAAATCTTCTTCAGTGCCTCTGAAAATGCCGCTGTATCGGGATGCTCAGGAAGCACAATATCAAAATAGTGCTTCAAATATGCCGCTGTCTTCTCCGGCGTTTCCCGAAATTTCTGTTCTCCCCGCAGCTTCGCCGCATCCTCCGCTGCCGCCCCCCGCTCTCCATGGGAAGGCAGCGTCTCCATCGCTTCCGTCTCTGCTTTCCCGTCCGCCCCCTGCTTTCCGGATTCGGATACGGCTTCCGTCACACCTTCCGGCTGTACCGCTGTCGTCTGCTGCATGCTCCTGCTGCCGCACCCCGCCGTGCCTACAAGCATCACAATGGATAATGCCGCGGATATCAAACGCTTCCTTCTCATCTTCACCTCCATTTTATCTTATTTTTCTCGCACTTTCACAGCTTTTTCGTCATTTTGCCGTGTCTGTCACTGTGATTATACCCAATATTCGTCTTTTATCAATGTATTTTTGGCTTTTGTTTTGATTTTTTTTGTTTCTATTTTTAAATTCAGGCAAAAAAATAACTCCGCACTGTATCGACGCATACGAAGTTATTCCAAACGAACTCTCAAAACCAAACGTCCATGCCCTGCTTCGCAGGGCTCCGCCAAATATATAAATCCCGACGGGCTGCTTCAGAGCCTTCCGGCAGCACCTACCGCTTCCGCTTCACTATATCATAAAGCTGCTCCACCACCTGATCGGCACTCAGCCCTTCCTCTGGAATGCGGAGATCCGCATAACGCTCGTAGAGCTTCCGCCGTTCCTCATACAGGTCCCTTAGCGTATAGCCCTCCGGCAGCACCACGCCCCTGCTTTTCAGGTCTCCGACCCGCTTCTCCAGCTCCTCATAGCTGATATCGAGGTATATGACCCGCGAGATCGAACGAAGATGCGCCATCGCCCAGTCCTCATAGCAGATCGAGCCGCCGGGGGCAATAATCGTATTCTCCGGATGCAGCGTACATGCCGTGTCTCCCTCCAGCTTCAGGAAGCCCTCCTGTCCTCTTTCCGCGATCAGCTCCCTGAGAAGCCTGCCGCTCCTTTCCTGAATCAGGATGTCCAGATCCAGAAAGCTCATGCCGAGCCGCTTCGCGAGCAGCACGCCGATCATGCTCTTGCCGCTGGACGGCATTCCAATCATCGTAATATTCCGCATCATTCTTCCCTTCTATCCGCGCAGGCTCTCTGCAACGGCTCCGCCAAGCAGAGCGTCCTGACCGCTATGGCAAAAGAAAGCCCGCTCTCCCGAAGACTTTCCGTCATAAGCATTCGTTTGGCGGATGTCCTCATGCGCTGTCGGCAGAAACCGTCCGCTCCCCCTGTTACAGCTGCTCCGCGAACAGTGTCAGCGGCGGCACCAGCTGCTTCTTTCTGGACACCACGCCCGGCAGCGTCACGCTGTAGCCGTCCTCCGTCGTATCCGGCCTGCCGCTCTCCCTCTCGCATGCCACCCCGAAGGCGTTCTCCACGAGCTGTCCCGCGCCGCTCCCCACCGCGAGCAGTAAGGTGCTCTGCTCGAGAATATTCGTCAGCATCACAAAGCCCATATTCAGCTCCTCTTGAGCGAGCGCATCGTTCGCGAAATGCAGGAGCCGCGGCTTCAGCGCCTCCAGCTCTCCGGCATTGAGAGAGGTCACCTGGCTCACACCGAAGCGAAGCTTGCCGGCATTGAAATGCTTGAAGTCCTGATAGAAAATTTCCCTGTCGCTCTTCCCTTTCAGATTGGAACCGGCAGAGAACATCTCCACCGCATACTTCTCGATCTCCACGCCCGCGAGCTCCGCGAGCTCCCTCCCGACCTCCTCGTCAAGCGGCGTACAGGTCGGCGAGCGGAAGAGCAGCGTATCAGAAATGATGGCAGACATCAGAAGCCCCGCCGTCTGCGGGTCAATCTCGATACCCTGCTCCCGATACATCTGATAAATAATGGTACTCGTGCAGCCGAGCGGCTGGTTCCGGAAATACACCGGCCCCAGCGTCTGTATCGTGCCGAGGCGGTGATGGTCGATAATCTCCAGCAGATTGGCGCTCTCGATCCCCTCTACCGCCTGTCCCGGCTCATTGTGATCAACCATAATCACGCTCTTGCCGCTGCTGCCCAGCAGGTTCCGCCTCGAAACCATGCCGAGATAGCGCCCGTCCTTGTCCAGAATCGGGAAATCCCGATGCCGCTTGCTCGCCATGATCTCCCGGATATCGTCTATGAAGTCCTCCTCCTCGAAGGTAATCAGCCCCTCTGTCTTCATGAAGTAGCTGATCGGGATGGACTGGTTGATGAGCCGCGCCGCCGTATACGCATCATAGCTCGTCACCATGATCAGCATCCCGCTCTGCTCCGCGAGGCTCTTGATCGTCGGGGAAACATTCGCGCCCTCGCAGATAATGATGCAGTCCGCGCCGTTGTCCAGCGCGGAGAGCTGATTCTCCGCACGATTCCCCAGAATGACGATGTCGTGCTTCTCGATGTAGTAGCTCATCATCTCCGGATTCGCCGCAGCGATCAGCACCTTGCCCTCCTCACAGAAGCGCTCCTCTGATCCCGTCACCAGCGTCGCCTCCAGCGTCTCCCGGATGTTCCGGTACTGGGTGTGCGCCTTCGAAATAATGCCGGAGTCATAGACGTTCATATAGGACTTCGCGATATCCCCCACGGTAATCAGTCCCTCGAGATCCCCGTCGTCCGTGACAGCCGGCAGCGTCACCACATCACCCTCGTTCATAATGTTCCACGCCTCCTTCAGAGACATATTCTTATGGACGCCCGGTGTCTTCCTATATTCAATGTCGCTGAGCTGCGTGCGCACCGTCGTAATGAGACGCGGCTCCGGCACCTTGAAGCAGCGGAGCACAAAGCGGGTCTCTCCGTTGGGACTTCCCGCGCGGCAGGGCACATAGCTCTCCGTCCCCGTCATTTTATTTTTCAGTCTCGCATACGCGATCGCCGCGCAGATCGAATCCGTATCCGGATTCCGGTGCCCGGTAACCAGGATCTGTCTCTCTGTATTGTGCGGAATCGCCTTCTTTTTGGCAGGCATAGCTCCCCCTTTTCTTCTTCAATTCTACTGTTTTGTAATAATTCAGACATAAAGATCTATTTGGCAGATGCCCTTATTCGTAATTCGCCGAAATACCGTTCCAAATTTATAGCAATCATTTCTGTTCCAGCGAATGGCTTAGCTGAACTGTTACACTATTTTAGCAAGGCGGAAATGGCATTACAAGGAATATTCTGCTTTTCGCGGGATACAGTGTAAAATATCAAAATTTTTTCGCTTCTCCTGTGACCCCCCGCATTTATAATTTGTCATTATAGGTGAAAGAGATTACAATGGAAGCAGGAAGCTCCGTGCCGTTATGACAGGAGCGCTGTATGGAGAGAAAGGAGATATTGTATGAAACGATCTGATCGAAGGGGAAAGTGGAAATGGAGCGCGGGCACTGCCGCGATTCTCGCCGCACTCTGCCTGAGCGCCTGCGGCGGCGGAGAGGACAGCTCCGCCTACGATCCCACCATGCTCTATAGCGCCAATAAGGAGGCGGGCATGGCGGCGCCCGGCGCCATGGCTTACGAGGAAACCGCAGCGAACTACAGCGCGGAAAATCGCAGCCTTGACGCTGCGGCAGACTCTGAGGGCGTCTCCTCCGGCTCTTCCGGGCTCGGGGACGCGCCGGAGGATTCGACACCCTCCACGGATACGCCTCTGGAAAAGAAACTGATCCGGAACGCCGATCTCGAGTTCGAAACAGAAAACTTCGACGAATTTCTGCGCTCTCTGGAAGCGAAGATACAGATGTCCCATGGCTACATCGAGAGCTCGAATATCTATGGCTCCGAGCAGTACCAGACGAGTCGCAGCGCCTCCTATACCGTCCGCATCCCGACAGCGCAGCTCGACGACTTTCTGGAATACTCCGCAGGCGCCGCGCACCTGATCCGGAAATCTGTGAGCACACAGGATATCACACTGAGCTACCACGACACAGAGCTTCGGAAGGAAACACTTCGGACGGAACAGCAGCGGCTGCTCGAGCTGATGGCGCAGGCGGAATCCATGGAGGCAGTGATTGCCCTCGAATCCCGTCTCTCCGAGATTCGCTACGAGCTCAGCAGTCTCGAATCAGATCTCCGACTCTATGACAATCAGGTACAATACAGCACCGTATACATCGAGATTCAGGAGAGAGCGATCCCCACGCCGACCATAAAGGCAGGCTTCCTGAACCGGGTCAGCCTCGGCTTCCGGCAGAGCTTCGGAGACGTTGCGGAGGGACTGGTAGACTTCTCCGTCTTCCTGCTCTCTTCCATCCCGCAGCTGGTCGTTCTCGCGGTGATCTTCCTGCTTCTCTTCCTGCTCGGCAGGAGAATCCTGAAAGGATTCCGCAACCGCCGCCAAAAGGCACTTACGGAAAGGGCCCGGCTGGGATATCCCATACCGCCGCAGCGCGGCTTCTCTCCTGCAGCTCCTGTCCCGAACAGGACAGCGAATGCCGGCACACAGACACCTGCAGGAAGCCCCTCCGTACCGCAGGAAACTGCTGCCGGAAAACAGCCGCCCGCGCAGGAGGCAGCTTCCGAAAATAAAAACCAGTAAGAAAACTTCCGGACAGGAGAGGAGGCGGCTTCGGCCGCCTCCTCTCCTTCGCTCCCTTCTTCCCTTACTCTTATCGGAAGTTATATGCCGTCACGATCTTTTCCCTGTTCTGCACGATATCGTTATAATACTCAAAGAGGCAGATCCCCAGGAAGGAGCCGGAGATATTGATGATATTCTCGAAGCCCATGCCCTGCAGCGCCACGGTCGCGAAGTAACTGCGCTGCGAGGAGCGGCAATGCAGATAAACCGGACGATCCTTCGGGATCTCTCCTGCGCGGCTTCGCAGCTGGCTGAGCGGAATGTTCACCGCGTTCCTCAGATGCCCCGCCTCATACTCGCGGGCCTCCCGCACATCCACAATATACGCGCCGCTCTCGACCAGATTTCGCACCTCGGAAACCGGCTCCTGCCGGTATCTTCCGTAGAGAAGATTGAGCCCGACCAGCGCCGCCTGATTTACCGCATCCTTCGCAGTACTGTAAAGCGGCGCATAGCACAACTCCAGCTCCTTCAGATCCTCCAGCGTCGCGCCCATCGTAATCATGGCAGCGATGGTATTGATCCGCTTGTCCGCCTCTCCCCTGCCGATCGCCTGCGCCCCCAGCAGTCTCCCGGTAGGATACTCGAAGAGCAGCTTCAGGCAGAGCACGGAAGCGCCGGGCAGGATGCCAACCCTATCATTGGTAAGTACATAGGCGTATCCGTATGGGATTCCCTCCTCCTTTGCCTCTCTTTCATTCAGCCCCGTCGCCGCCGCATTCATGCCGAAAACCCGCACACAGCTCGAGCCGATGACGCCCTTGTTATTATGGGGGATGCCGTAGAGATGGTCAGCTGCTGCTCTTGCCTGCCGCTGCGCAGGCCCCGCGAGGGCGAGTCTCGCCTTCTTTCTTTTCAGCCGGTGATATAGCTCGACGGCATCTCCCACCGCATAAATATGCTTATCGCTCGTCAGGTAGTTGTGATCTACAAGGATGCCGCCGGTCTCTCCGAGCTCCAGTCCCGCCTCCTCCGCGAGCCTCGTCTCCGGACGCACGCCCAACGCCATAACGACGGCATCCGCCGGTATCTCCCTTCCGGATCGGAGCGTCACGGAAGCCGCATTCACGGAAGCGATCCCGTCTCCGACGATGAGGGAGACGCCATTGTCGAGCAGCTCCTTGTGCAGGGTCTGCACCATGTCATAATCAAAGGGAGCCAGAATCTGCGGGGCAGCCTCAAGCAGTGTGACCTGCTTTCCGATAAGGCGCAGGTTCTCCGCCACCTCCACACCGATGAAGCCTCCGCCGACCACTGCCACCTTCTCGATCCCATCCCGGGAAAGATAGCTCTTCAGGCGCACAATGTCGACTACATTTCGAACAGTGAATACATTTTCGGAATGAATGCCGGGAATGGACGCCGGCAAAAGGGGCGCCGCGCCGGGAGACAGCATGAGCGTGTCGTAACTCTCCCACAGCTCCTCCCCTGTCTTTAGATCCTTCACCCGAATCCGCTTCTCTGCACGGCAGATCTCCAGCACCTCATGCTCGGTTCTCGCTGTAATCCTGAACTGATGATAGAAGCGCTCGGGTGTCATCATAATCAGAGCATTTTCCGAAGCCACCATCCCACTCAAATAGAAGGGGAGCGCGCAGTTTGAGAAGGAGATATGCGGCCCCCTCTCAAAGACAATGATTTCGGCATTCTCATCCAGCCTTCTCGCCCTCGCCGCAAAGGAAGC encodes:
- a CDS encoding purine-nucleoside phosphorylase, with the protein product MTRSYERLKRCFESIEGRIPFRPKAALVLGSGLGEYAEHIQVDATLEYRDIADFPVSTVSGHRGRFVFGHIGTVPVVMMQGRIHYYEGYSMEDVVLPIRLMHRMGADLLFLTNASGSVNPEFQAGDFMLITDHIMNFVPSPLIGQNEEALGCRFPDMSEIYSRELRESVKRIARELGIPLREGVYIQTSGPNFETPAEVRMCRVLGADAVGMSTACEAVAARHMGMKICGISCISNLGAGLSPETLRDEDVRITAARVAPQFRRLVTALISRIGTSVHPGEEKRDG
- a CDS encoding DeoR/GlpR family DNA-binding transcription regulator, producing MHAIERAEHIMTALQRDKVVVVTELSHEMQVTEETVRKDLEKLENQGKLHRVHGGAYLNDGFGNETPYAVRSRILRAEKDRIGRQCLKLVREQEPVFLDASTTAASLARALAESRKRLIVITNSLEVVKILEAAPQIRLVLLGGEFDRAYGAFEGSSVIMQLRQYYIQTAFLSGAGISLEAGMTDSAPGSAEIRRAVIERASRRVLMADMTKIGRNGPYVIGELGDVDCLVSDGSVEAKDQALYEKLLENEAEVMRA
- a CDS encoding shikimate kinase, giving the protein MMRNITMIGMPSSGKSMIGVLLAKRLGMSFLDLDILIQERSGRLLRELIAERGQEGFLKLEGDTACTLHPENTIIAPGGSICYEDWAMAHLRSISRVIYLDISYEELEKRVGDLKSRGVVLPEGYTLRDLYEERRKLYERYADLRIPEEGLSADQVVEQLYDIVKRKR
- a CDS encoding putative manganese-dependent inorganic diphosphatase — translated: MPAKKKAIPHNTERQILVTGHRNPDTDSICAAIAYARLKNKMTGTESYVPCRAGSPNGETRFVLRCFKVPEPRLITTVRTQLSDIEYRKTPGVHKNMSLKEAWNIMNEGDVVTLPAVTDDGDLEGLITVGDIAKSYMNVYDSGIISKAHTQYRNIRETLEATLVTGSEERFCEEGKVLIAAANPEMMSYYIEKHDIVILGNRAENQLSALDNGADCIIICEGANVSPTIKSLAEQSGMLIMVTSYDAYTAARLINQSIPISYFMKTEGLITFEEEDFIDDIREIMASKRHRDFPILDKDGRYLGMVSRRNLLGSSGKSVIMVDHNEPGQAVEGIESANLLEIIDHHRLGTIQTLGPVYFRNQPLGCTSTIIYQMYREQGIEIDPQTAGLLMSAIISDTLLFRSPTCTPLDEEVGRELAELAGVEIEKYAVEMFSAGSNLKGKSDREIFYQDFKHFNAGKLRFGVSQVTSLNAGELEALKPRLLHFANDALAQEELNMGFVMLTNILEQSTLLLAVGSGAGQLVENAFGVACERESGRPDTTEDGYSVTLPGVVSRKKQLVPPLTLFAEQL
- a CDS encoding DUF4349 domain-containing protein, translating into MKRSDRRGKWKWSAGTAAILAALCLSACGGGEDSSAYDPTMLYSANKEAGMAAPGAMAYEETAANYSAENRSLDAAADSEGVSSGSSGLGDAPEDSTPSTDTPLEKKLIRNADLEFETENFDEFLRSLEAKIQMSHGYIESSNIYGSEQYQTSRSASYTVRIPTAQLDDFLEYSAGAAHLIRKSVSTQDITLSYHDTELRKETLRTEQQRLLELMAQAESMEAVIALESRLSEIRYELSSLESDLRLYDNQVQYSTVYIEIQERAIPTPTIKAGFLNRVSLGFRQSFGDVAEGLVDFSVFLLSSIPQLVVLAVIFLLLFLLGRRILKGFRNRRQKALTERARLGYPIPPQRGFSPAAPVPNRTANAGTQTPAGSPSVPQETAAGKQPPAQEAASENKNQ
- a CDS encoding FAD-dependent oxidoreductase, with the translated sequence MKIVVVGGVAGGASFAARARRLDENAEIIVFERGPHISFSNCALPFYLSGMVASENALIMMTPERFYHQFRITARTEHEVLEICRAEKRIRVKDLKTGEELWESYDTLMLSPGAAPLLPASIPGIHSENVFTVRNVVDIVRLKSYLSRDGIEKVAVVGGGFIGVEVAENLRLIGKQVTLLEAAPQILAPFDYDMVQTLHKELLDNGVSLIVGDGIASVNAASVTLRSGREIPADAVVMALGVRPETRLAEEAGLELGETGGILVDHNYLTSDKHIYAVGDAVELYHRLKRKKARLALAGPAQRQARAAADHLYGIPHNNKGVIGSSCVRVFGMNAAATGLNEREAKEEGIPYGYAYVLTNDRVGILPGASVLCLKLLFEYPTGRLLGAQAIGRGEADKRINTIAAMITMGATLEDLKELELCYAPLYSTAKDAVNQAALVGLNLLYGRYRQEPVSEVRNLVESGAYIVDVREAREYEAGHLRNAVNIPLSQLRSRAGEIPKDRPVYLHCRSSQRSYFATVALQGMGFENIINISGSFLGICLFEYYNDIVQNREKIVTAYNFR